One Silene latifolia isolate original U9 population chromosome 4, ASM4854445v1, whole genome shotgun sequence DNA segment encodes these proteins:
- the LOC141651182 gene encoding subtilisin-like protease SBT4.11 yields the protein MGSIPDNDQYSPSAHHVSLLQQVQKTKTSISGSLIRTYTKSFNGFSAKLTNEEKEAIQGMEGVVSVFPNKKLKLHTTRSWDFMGFTENVKRNLDVESDVIVGIFDTGIWPESESFNDDGLGPIPEKWKGVCDGGFNFTCNKKIIGARFYTDDKTARDHDGHGTHTASTVAGMLVRKASLDGIAEGTARGAVPSARIAVYKVCGEIDCFADDVLAAFDDAIADGVDILSLSLGHSGLASDLVDDFFALGSFHAMDKNILTVHAAGNDGKFGITTSVAPWLLTVAASKMDRHIVNKLVVDDVMPFLSTSINRYTSSNLPVLYGEDLVTPDCDIDNAKICNLADCLNNSILESNIIMCDKSYGLGINGNDSERLSRVPVAGLIYPEITGDDSSSQSSVTDALIPEVDFEVLKNYKANKRSIKATIHKSTEIKAQVITVASFSSRGPNTILPEIMKPDVTAPGVEVLAATPNGYEILSGTSMSCPHVAGAAAYVKSFHPHWSPSAIKSALMTTAWSLDTDYAANQEAEFAFGSGHIDPILAVDPGLVYNISKTDYVTLLYRIGYNATKVSMITGKPAYEPVSNSTRLPPRDFNYPALVSVVKPFRQFKIWFQRKVTNVGDPNSVYNITVPYVSEKDVTVTVSPSVLRFNPVKKAKYFKVKVAGEAVWRRLTAELVLSDGTHNVRSPIVIHTSLSALSLSSRI from the exons ATGGGCTCCATACCAGACAATGATCAATATTCGCCATCCGCTCACCATGTTAGTTTGCTCCAACAAGTTCAAAAGACCAAAAC TTCAATAAGCGGCTCGTTGATTCGAACCTATACAAAGAGCTTCAATGGGTTTTCAGCTAAGCTCACCAATGAAGAGAAAGAAGCAATACAag GCATGGAGGGTGTAGTGTCCGTATTTCCCAACAAAAAACTGAAGCTTCATACAACAAGATCATGGGATTTCATGGGATTCACTGAGAATGTGAAGCGCAATCTAGACGTCGAAAGTGATGTGATCGTGGGTATATTCGACACAGGAATCTGGCCCGAATCAGAAAGTTTCAATGACGATGGACTTGGTCCGATCCCTGAGAAGTGGAAGGGTGTGTGTGATGGAGGATTCAATTTCACTTGCAACAA GAAGATCATAGGGGCCCGATTCTACACGGACGACAAGACAGCAAGGGACCACGATGGACATGGAACACACACGGCATCCACTGTGGCTGGGATGCTGGTAAGGAAGGCAAGCTTAGATGGAATTGCAGAAGGGACAGCTCGGGGAGCTGTCCCTTCTGCAAGGATTGCTGTTTACAAGGTGTGTGGTGAAATCGATTGCTTTGCAGATGACGTCTTAGCCGCCTTTGACGATGCAATTGCTGATGGGGTCGATATTCTATCCCTCTCCCTGGGTCACTCTGGGTTAGCATCTGACTTGGTCGATGATTTCTTTGCTCTCGGTTCTTTTCACGCTATGGACAAGAATATACTGACTGTCCATGCTGCAG GTAATGATGGAAAATTTGGTATAACGACTAGTGTCGCGCCTTGGTTGCTTACTGTTGCTGCTAGTAAAATGGACCGTCATATCGTTAACAAGCTGGTTGTTGATGATGTTATGCCATTTTTG agtacCTCTATAAATCGATACACTTCAAGCAATCTCCCCGTACTCTATGGCGAGGATTTGGTTACTCCCGACTGTGACATTGATAACGCTAA AATTTGTAACCTTGCAGATTGTTTGAACAATTCAATACTAGAGAGCAACATCATTATGTGCGATAAATCATACGGTCTCGGAATCAATGGTAACGATAGCGAACGACTGTCGAGAGTGCCTGTTGCCGGTTTGATTTACCCCGAAATTACAGGCGATGATTCCTCTTCCCAATCTTCTGTAACTGACGCATTGATACCCGAAGTGGACTTCGAGGTTCTTAAGAATTACAAGGCTAACAAAAG GTCAATAAAAGCTACCATTCATAAGAGTACAGAAATCAAAGCTCAAGTAATAACtgtggcttccttctcgtcacgAGGACCCAACACAATTTTACCGGAAATCATGAAA CCTGACGTAACCGCACCAGGAGTTGAAGTTCTAGCCGCGACACCAAATGGTTACGAGATATTATCCGGAACGTCTATGTCTTGCCCACATGTAGCTGGTGCAGCTGCTTATGTTAAATCATTTCACCCACATTGGTCTCCTTCTGCTATTAAATCCGCTCTTATGACTACCG CATGGTCATTAGATACGGATTATGCCGCAAATCAAGAAGCAGAATTTGCATTCGGGTCAGGTCACATAGATCCGATATTAGCCGTGGATCCGGGACTAGTTTACAATATTTCGAAAACAGACTACGTTACCCTTCTTTACAGAATTGGCTACAATGCAACCAAAGTGAGTATGATTACGGGTAAACCCGCCTATGAACCCGTCTCTAATTCAACCCGATTACCGCCCAGGGATTTCAACTACCCAGCATTGGTGTCGGTAGTCAAACCGTTTCGTCAATTTAAAATCTGGTTTCAAAgaaaggtaacaaatgtgggtgATCCGAACTCTGTTTACAATATAACAGTGCCTTATGTCAGTGAAAAAGATGTTACAGTGACAGTTTCACCCTCTGTATTAAGATTTAACCCGGTTAAAAAAGCCAAATACTTTAAAGTCAAAGTTGCTGGTGAAGCTGTATGGAGACGTTTGACTGCAGAATTAGTATTATCTGATGGGACCCACAATGTTCGAAGTCCTATTGTTATTCATACTTCTCTTTCTGCTTTGAGCTTGTCCTCTAGGATTTAG